A single genomic interval of Sinorhizobium garamanticum harbors:
- a CDS encoding DUF3309 family protein — protein MLGTVLLVILILLLIGAFPTWPYSGSWGYGPSGILGILVIVLLVLLLTGRI, from the coding sequence ATGCTTGGAACCGTACTTCTCGTTATTTTGATCCTGCTCCTGATCGGCGCCTTTCCCACCTGGCCCTATTCGGGCAGCTGGGGCTACGGCCCTTCCGGCATTCTCGGCATTCTGGTGATTGTGCTGCTCGTCCTGTTGCTGACGGGGAGGATCTAA
- a CDS encoding GFA family protein, whose protein sequence is MIEGHCHCRSVRITVPVRPETLGDCNCSMCSRLGALWGYYPVSDVTVSDEQKTLVGYVQGDATLTMYHCGRCGCTTHWSPRGRNTSRMGVNMRMFDRAVWEEIPHRLIDGASW, encoded by the coding sequence ATGATCGAAGGTCATTGCCATTGCAGGTCAGTGCGCATCACCGTTCCCGTCCGCCCCGAGACGCTCGGCGATTGCAACTGTTCCATGTGCAGCCGGCTCGGTGCGCTCTGGGGTTATTATCCTGTAAGCGACGTCACCGTCAGCGACGAGCAGAAAACGCTCGTCGGCTATGTCCAGGGCGACGCGACGCTCACTATGTACCATTGTGGCCGCTGCGGCTGCACGACCCATTGGTCGCCGCGCGGGCGCAACACCTCGCGCATGGGCGTCAACATGCGGATGTTCGACCGCGCCGTCTGGGAGGAAATCCCGCACCGATTGATCGACGGCGCAAGCTGGTAA
- a CDS encoding Thivi_2564 family membrane protein: MSILISILITFLVVILVLYLVNRLPLDARTRQIVQAVVIIIGILSLLRYLAVF, from the coding sequence ATGTCGATCCTTATCAGCATCTTGATCACCTTCCTGGTCGTCATCCTGGTGCTCTATCTCGTAAATCGGCTTCCGTTAGACGCGCGCACCAGGCAGATCGTCCAAGCCGTCGTGATCATCATCGGGATCCTGTCACTGCTACGGTATCTGGCGGTCTTTTGA